A single genomic interval of Bacteroidota bacterium harbors:
- a CDS encoding molybdopterin-dependent oxidoreductase, whose amino-acid sequence MRRISFLLIIYCFTISCSRNTQHEEEKPVSSASEDELVVAPGKSAMRLLTDRPPNLETPLKYFLLDYTPNDVFFVRWHMSNLPPEISEDTFRLRIGGDVKHTLELSLKDLKTKFKPVSMVALAQCAGNSRSFNDPYVPGGQWKNGAMGNAKWTGVRLSDLLNEAGLNKNAFDISFNGIDDPPLPGTPDFVKSLRAAKAMDPEVFVAYEMNGKPLPLLNGYPLKLIVPGWYATYWIGMLNQITVHPDTFGGYWMKKSYLIPKNNRDANEQKDSLSKDMEPINKMNVRSLFVTPEPDSIISSGSPIEIQGLAFDGGDGINKVELSEDNGKSWKEAKLDPEIGKYSWRRWRYSWKPLAAGSYSFKVKATNILGETQPEHHWNRSGYMRNEIEELKLEVK is encoded by the coding sequence ATGAGAAGAATTTCATTCCTCTTAATAATTTATTGCTTCACGATCTCCTGCAGCAGGAATACTCAGCATGAAGAAGAGAAGCCTGTTTCTTCGGCAAGCGAGGATGAATTGGTGGTGGCACCGGGAAAATCCGCTATGCGTCTTCTGACCGACAGGCCACCCAACCTTGAAACTCCCTTGAAATACTTCTTACTGGATTACACACCGAACGATGTGTTTTTTGTTCGTTGGCATATGTCCAACCTTCCTCCTGAAATTTCGGAGGATACATTTCGGTTAAGGATTGGGGGAGACGTAAAACATACTCTTGAACTTTCGTTGAAGGATTTGAAAACAAAGTTCAAGCCGGTTTCAATGGTCGCCCTGGCTCAATGTGCAGGCAATTCCAGAAGCTTTAATGATCCTTATGTTCCGGGCGGGCAATGGAAAAACGGCGCGATGGGGAATGCTAAATGGACCGGTGTAAGATTATCCGATTTACTAAATGAAGCAGGACTAAATAAAAATGCATTTGATATTTCATTTAACGGAATCGATGACCCTCCATTACCTGGAACTCCCGATTTTGTGAAATCATTACGTGCTGCAAAGGCAATGGACCCCGAAGTCTTTGTTGCCTACGAAATGAATGGTAAACCTTTGCCTTTGCTAAATGGATATCCATTGAAGTTGATTGTTCCCGGTTGGTATGCTACTTATTGGATTGGAATGTTAAATCAAATCACGGTTCATCCGGATACATTTGGTGGTTACTGGATGAAAAAATCATACCTCATTCCAAAGAACAATCGTGACGCGAATGAGCAAAAAGATAGTCTGTCGAAGGACATGGAGCCCATCAATAAAATGAATGTGCGAAGTCTTTTTGTTACACCTGAGCCGGATAGTATCATTTCATCTGGTTCGCCAATTGAAATACAAGGGCTGGCATTCGACGGAGGTGATGGAATAAATAAAGTTGAATTGTCAGAGGACAATGGAAAGAGCTGGAAAGAAGCAAAACTCGACCCTGAAATCGGGAAGTATTCCTGGAGGAGATGGCGCTATTCCTGGAAGCCATTGGCAGCAGGATCTTATTCATTCAAAGTAAAAGCTACCAATATACTGGGAGAAACACAACCTGAGCATCATTGGAACAGAAGCGGGTATATGAGAAATGAAATTGAAGAATTAAAACTGGAGGTCAAATAA
- a CDS encoding T9SS type A sorting domain-containing protein: MKTNCTTQKNDSGFKRILHSMILVMCLSMVNATYLRAGDLNASLGSANADIQELLKYYDQKIYFTQNQGQFSSGVLYKAEFHLGQAIATKDGMIISTYDPTSVAARESEGIQLEEDIRNGMPWRPMSSILKGHTWKMDFVNRSSAMTIDNKDHHADVYNYFTGNTAITNVNNYGEIWYNNVYNQVDVRYYPSETGTLEYDIICKPGFKKENISIRFEGIDQMAVQENGHLVMHTSAGDVDFPSPVVYQKINGVQKPVTARYVVSNNNLLKFELGEFDASLPLIIDPIALRWATWVNTASTGDNHGHCIWVDQNEKSIYMVARVVGTTDQMTPGTWAAAGNLEMIIGKYKEPDAVGGTGTRVWQTYVGGGGDDNPYAMEQGPDGNLYITGYTASTNFPLLLGSAFSGSSINQGNQATDNIFITKIDPSGTSLKSSVIGGNGDDGGFDLRINEAGDILICGNVASSNLGTLYSGTGASNTVNGIDVVVFKINQDLSTISWMKNYGGTGTDQATIMLQNVSNGDIYVAGYTTSSNFPTLLPRQGTIGGSQSGFIQKLTASGNFAWSSYFQSANSKSTSILCMEFNTLQTQLYFGGITTGLASTNISASGTFDNSYNGGSNDFFVCRMDTDQNFVASTYLGGGANEVNMMGLNTDLNNDVYIFGYTNSTDFPMSAFPNTPLQSSNQGNNDKTFSKLNSTLSTLNFSTYYGGTGDDYDPVGERGIKFSNCRIYTIVTSKSNNIPLTQGALNTSRTGSVYEPGMVIWANPPDLLGNTITGNQTICAGTVPGDLTGSEPAYVLPTILRGPNSSAYPSIGSATTYQWQISTDSTNWTDISGANAQNLPGTTIGALYQKTFFRRIIGGDACILAGAADQVVTVRIVTVTADVSNVSCNGAADGSITANSDGVAPFTYDWSTGEHTQTISGLAPGTYSVTVTDNGNCTASNSFTISEPAVVDADAGADKEFLCVAGSVVLNGSSSIVNAQFAWTSPDGNISQNANTANPTVNAVGMYVLTVTNPANGCIGRDTAYVTLTTQNSSSTANIEICDGQSYTPPGGTAQTTGGTYVTHIPNNAGCDSTITTHLTVNPVFSTGETHAICQGGSYSLPWGGSATSGGDYTHTYPSRAGCDSLVTIHIDVNQTYSTSESHAICQGGSYSLPWGGTATTGGDYTHTYSSVAGCDSLVTIHIDVNQTYSTSESHAICVGGSYSLPWGGTATTGGDYTHTYSSVAGCDSLVTIHIDVNQTYSTSESHAICQGGSYSLPWGGTATTGGDYTHTYSSQAGCDSLVTIHIDVNQTYSTSETHAICQGGSYSLPWGGSATTGGDYTHTYPSQVGCDSLVTIHIDVNQTYSTSETHAICQGGSYSLPWGGSATTGGDYTHTYPSQVGCDSLVTIHIDVNQTYSTSETHAICQGGSYSLPWGGSATSGGDYTHTYPSLAGCDSLVTIHIDVNQTYSTSETHAICQGGSYSLPWGGSATSGGDYTHTYPSQVGCDSLVTIHIDVNQTYSTSETHAICQGGSYSLPWGGSATSGGDYTHTYPSQVGCDSLVTIHIDVNQTYSTSETHAICQGGSYSLPWGGSATSGGDYTHTYPSQVGCDSLVTIHIDVNQTYSTSETHAICQGGSYSLPWGGSATTGGDYTHTYSSVAGCDSLVTIHIDLNPVPHTDQNASICQGGTFNFPWGGSTTQAGNYSHTYQTNAGCDSVATIHLSVSPAYHTSSNASICQGSSYTLPWGQVVNSSGTYTHTYTTAQQCDSIVSVVVTCSPGPSCNITTTGCGNNNSICQGQTVRLCAPTGNGYTYTWSTGEHTSCINVTTAGTYTVTVSNGSGCSSTCSKIITVNPGPSCAISVSGCGNNNTICQGRAAQLCGPSGFGYSYTWSNGMHSQCISVSTSGTYTLTVTNSSGCSSTCTKTITVSQSPSCNITVTGCGSNNTICQGQMVELCAPAGQGYTYTWSNGMHTRCISVNSGGTYSVTVTNAAGCSSTCSKTIYSSPAPSCSITVSGCGANNSICQGQSVTLCAPAGNGYSYTWSNGMHSRCITVNTGGTYSVTVSNANGCSSTCSKTIIQSPTPSSTITAGTTSLCSGQSTTLCVNGGTGYSYTWSNGSHNRCITINCPGTYSVTVTNSNGCSSTSSICITSGHAPSSNISGSLCFNQGSSTTLCAPAGTNYSYTWSNGSHSRCINVSCAGSYSVTVSNGCGTRSSCVYVSKCRSHCNWRLNPSGKTLTVEPQEGNGPYSFDWINEPSQTTSTINVNNPGLYEVTITDRNGNKTTESYFVTLPSLIVTAYPNPFHSETTIEFTNSGNTKTGSIEIYSLEGRKVAVLYEGEMENEKTYLVKWDARENEDGIYIYKIICGDAVQTGRLTLMKE; the protein is encoded by the coding sequence ATGAAAACAAATTGTACAACACAAAAAAACGATTCAGGTTTCAAGAGAATTTTACATTCCATGATACTTGTAATGTGTTTATCAATGGTCAATGCAACATATCTGCGTGCCGGAGATTTGAATGCATCGCTTGGATCCGCAAATGCGGATATTCAGGAACTTTTGAAATACTATGATCAAAAAATTTATTTTACACAAAACCAGGGCCAATTCAGTTCAGGGGTTCTGTACAAAGCGGAATTTCATTTAGGACAAGCGATTGCCACCAAAGATGGAATGATCATTTCTACATATGATCCAACATCTGTCGCGGCTCGTGAATCCGAGGGCATCCAACTTGAAGAAGACATTCGCAATGGCATGCCATGGCGCCCGATGTCATCTATACTGAAAGGGCACACCTGGAAGATGGATTTTGTGAACAGATCTTCAGCTATGACAATTGACAACAAAGATCATCATGCTGATGTTTACAATTATTTTACAGGCAACACTGCTATCACCAATGTCAATAATTATGGTGAGATCTGGTATAACAATGTGTACAATCAGGTAGACGTAAGATACTATCCATCAGAAACCGGAACGCTTGAATATGATATAATTTGTAAACCGGGCTTCAAAAAAGAAAATATTTCAATCCGTTTTGAAGGTATTGATCAAATGGCCGTTCAGGAAAATGGACATTTGGTCATGCATACAAGTGCGGGCGATGTTGATTTTCCTTCACCTGTTGTTTATCAAAAAATTAATGGCGTTCAGAAACCCGTGACAGCAAGATATGTTGTTTCTAATAACAATCTTTTAAAATTTGAATTGGGTGAATTTGATGCAAGTCTACCTCTGATCATCGATCCTATCGCTTTACGTTGGGCGACATGGGTAAATACTGCTTCAACAGGTGACAACCATGGTCACTGTATTTGGGTTGACCAAAATGAAAAATCCATTTACATGGTAGCGCGGGTGGTTGGTACTACCGATCAGATGACACCCGGCACTTGGGCTGCAGCCGGTAACCTTGAAATGATTATCGGTAAGTATAAAGAGCCAGATGCAGTGGGCGGCACGGGAACACGTGTTTGGCAAACCTATGTTGGTGGAGGTGGTGACGATAACCCCTATGCTATGGAACAAGGTCCGGATGGAAATTTGTATATAACCGGATACACTGCAAGCACTAATTTCCCGTTGCTTCTCGGAAGCGCGTTTAGTGGATCAAGTATAAACCAGGGAAATCAGGCTACTGACAATATTTTCATTACCAAAATCGATCCATCTGGAACATCATTGAAAAGTTCAGTTATTGGAGGTAATGGTGATGATGGCGGATTTGATTTACGTATCAATGAAGCCGGAGATATTTTGATTTGTGGCAATGTTGCCAGTAGCAATCTTGGAACTCTTTATTCAGGCACAGGGGCTTCCAATACCGTGAATGGAATTGATGTTGTTGTATTTAAAATTAACCAGGACTTATCGACCATTTCCTGGATGAAAAATTATGGCGGCACCGGAACGGATCAAGCAACGATTATGCTTCAAAATGTTTCCAATGGTGATATTTACGTAGCTGGATATACCACATCCAGTAACTTCCCTACTCTCCTCCCACGTCAGGGAACAATTGGTGGAAGTCAAAGTGGCTTCATCCAAAAACTCACTGCTTCCGGAAACTTTGCATGGTCTTCCTATTTCCAATCAGCAAACTCAAAGTCAACTTCAATTTTGTGCATGGAGTTCAATACACTCCAAACACAATTGTATTTTGGTGGTATTACCACCGGTTTAGCTTCTACCAACATTTCAGCTTCCGGTACTTTCGATAATTCATACAATGGTGGCTCCAATGACTTTTTTGTATGCAGAATGGATACAGATCAGAATTTTGTGGCTTCAACATATCTTGGAGGAGGTGCTAATGAAGTAAATATGATGGGACTCAATACAGATCTGAATAATGACGTATATATCTTCGGTTATACGAATAGTACAGATTTCCCAATGTCTGCATTTCCTAACACACCACTTCAGAGTTCGAATCAGGGAAATAATGATAAAACTTTCTCTAAATTAAATTCAACACTCTCGACACTTAATTTCAGTACATACTACGGAGGTACAGGAGATGATTATGATCCGGTGGGTGAACGAGGAATTAAATTTTCGAATTGCCGGATCTACACTATTGTAACATCTAAATCAAACAATATTCCTCTGACACAGGGAGCATTGAACACTTCCCGCACAGGAAGTGTTTACGAACCAGGAATGGTAATCTGGGCAAACCCACCAGATTTATTAGGTAACACAATCACCGGCAACCAAACAATTTGCGCAGGAACTGTTCCTGGAGATCTGACAGGTTCTGAACCAGCTTACGTCTTACCTACTATTTTACGTGGACCCAATTCTTCAGCTTACCCTTCCATCGGATCTGCCACAACGTATCAATGGCAAATCAGTACGGACAGCACAAACTGGACAGATATTTCAGGAGCAAATGCTCAAAATCTCCCCGGAACAACAATTGGCGCATTGTACCAAAAAACATTCTTCCGCAGAATTATTGGCGGGGATGCTTGTATTCTTGCCGGTGCTGCTGACCAGGTTGTAACTGTACGAATTGTGACTGTTACAGCTGATGTTTCGAATGTTTCCTGCAATGGTGCCGCTGATGGTTCAATTACTGCTAATTCTGACGGCGTTGCTCCTTTTACATATGACTGGAGCACAGGTGAGCATACACAAACTATTTCTGGTCTGGCACCAGGTACTTATTCAGTAACAGTAACGGACAACGGAAACTGCACTGCCAGCAATTCCTTTACAATTTCAGAGCCTGCTGTGGTTGATGCTGATGCAGGCGCAGATAAAGAATTCCTTTGCGTTGCGGGTTCTGTCGTGCTTAATGGATCATCATCCATAGTGAACGCACAATTCGCATGGACTAGTCCGGACGGAAATATTTCTCAAAATGCGAATACAGCAAATCCAACAGTGAATGCTGTAGGTATGTATGTACTTACAGTTACTAATCCTGCGAACGGATGTATAGGAAGAGACACTGCCTATGTAACACTCACTACACAAAATAGTAGTAGTACTGCGAACATCGAGATCTGTGATGGTCAAAGCTATACTCCTCCGGGAGGTACAGCACAAACTACCGGTGGAACTTATGTAACGCATATACCCAATAATGCCGGTTGTGACAGTACAATAACCACACATCTTACTGTAAACCCGGTTTTCTCTACAGGTGAAACACATGCGATCTGTCAGGGTGGTTCGTATTCATTGCCATGGGGCGGTTCTGCTACTTCAGGCGGTGATTACACGCATACTTATCCTTCTCGGGCTGGTTGCGACAGTTTGGTTACAATTCATATCGATGTTAACCAGACTTATTCGACTTCTGAATCTCATGCAATCTGTCAGGGTGGCTCGTATTCATTGCCTTGGGGCGGAACTGCAACCACAGGTGGTGATTACACACACACTTATTCTTCTGTTGCAGGTTGCGACAGTCTGGTTACAATTCATATAGATGTAAACCAGACTTATTCTACTTCTGAATCTCACGCAATCTGTGTGGGTGGCTCGTATTCATTGCCTTGGGGCGGAACTGCAACCACAGGCGGTGATTACACACACACTTATTCTTCTGTTGCAGGTTGCGACAGTCTTGTTACAATTCATATCGACGTAAACCAGACTTATTCTACTTCTGAATCTCATGCGATCTGTCAAGGTGGTTCGTATTCATTGCCATGGGGCGGAACTGCAACTACAGGCGGTGATTATACACACACGTATTCTTCTCAGGCTGGTTGTGATAGTCTTGTTACAATTCATATCGATGTAAACCAGACTTATTCTACTTCTGAAACTCATGCGATCTGTCAGGGTGGATCGTATTCATTGCCATGGGGTGGTTCAGCAACTACTGGTGGTGATTATACACACACTTACCCTTCTCAGGTTGGTTGTGATAGTCTTGTTACAATTCATATTGATGTAAACCAGACTTATTCTACTTCTGAAACTCATGCGATCTGTCAGGGTGGATCGTATTCATTGCCATGGGGTGGTTCAGCAACTACTGGTGGTGATTATACACACACTTACCCTTCTCAGGTTGGTTGTGATAGTCTTGTTACAATTCATATTGATGTAAACCAGACTTATTCAACATCTGAAACTCATGCGATCTGTCAGGGTGGTTCATATTCTCTGCCATGGGGCGGTTCTGCAACTTCAGGTGGTGATTATACACACACTTACCCTTCTCTGGCTGGTTGTGATAGTCTCGTTACAATTCATATCGATGTAAACCAGACTTATTCTACTTCTGAAACTCATGCGATCTGTCAGGGTGGTTCATATTCTCTGCCATGGGGTGGTTCTGCAACTTCAGGTGGTGATTACACACACACTTATCCTTCTCAGGTTGGTTGTGACAGTCTTGTTACAATTCATATCGATGTAAACCAGACTTATTCAACTTCTGAAACTCATGCGATCTGTCAGGGTGGTTCATATTCTCTGCCATGGGGTGGTTCTGCAACTTCAGGTGGTGATTACACACACACTTATCCTTCTCAGGTTGGTTGTGACAGTCTTGTTACAATTCATATCGATGTAAACCAGACTTATTCTACTTCTGAAACTCACGCGATCTGTCAGGGTGGTTCATATTCTCTTCCTTGGGGTGGTTCTGCAACTTCAGGTGGTGATTACACACACACTTATCCTTCTCAGGTTGGTTGTGACAGTCTTGTTACAATTCATATCGATGTAAACCAGACTTATTCTACTTCTGAAACTCACGCGATCTGTCAGGGTGGTTCATATTCTCTTCCTTGGGGTGGTTCAGCAACTACAGGTGGTGATTACACACATACTTATTCTTCTGTTGCAGGATGCGACAGTCTCGTGACGATCCATATTGATCTAAATCCTGTTCCTCATACAGATCAAAATGCAAGTATTTGTCAGGGTGGAACATTTAATTTCCCATGGGGTGGTTCAACTACTCAAGCCGGAAATTACTCCCACACTTACCAAACAAATGCCGGATGCGATAGTGTTGCAACCATTCACTTGTCCGTAAGTCCTGCATATCACACTAGCAGTAATGCTTCAATTTGTCAGGGTTCGTCCTATACTCTTCCTTGGGGTCAGGTTGTAAACAGTAGTGGTACTTATACGCATACTTATACTACTGCTCAACAATGCGACAGTATTGTTTCTGTAGTTGTAACCTGCAGCCCTGGTCCTTCCTGCAATATCACTACAACAGGATGCGGAAACAACAATTCTATTTGTCAGGGACAAACAGTAAGACTTTGCGCACCAACAGGAAATGGATATACTTATACCTGGAGCACAGGCGAACACACTTCCTGCATCAATGTCACAACTGCAGGAACTTATACTGTAACTGTTTCCAACGGTAGTGGTTGCTCAAGCACATGCAGTAAAATCATTACAGTAAATCCTGGCCCTTCCTGCGCAATTTCAGTAAGTGGTTGTGGAAACAACAATACAATTTGCCAGGGACGTGCTGCACAACTTTGCGGACCATCAGGTTTTGGATATTCCTATACCTGGAGTAATGGAATGCACAGCCAGTGCATCAGTGTAAGTACCAGCGGAACATATACTCTCACGGTAACAAACAGCAGCGGATGCAGCAGCACATGCACTAAAACGATTACTGTGAGTCAGTCTCCTTCCTGCAATATCACTGTTACGGGATGTGGAAGCAATAATACGATTTGTCAGGGACAAATGGTTGAGCTGTGTGCACCGGCAGGACAGGGATATACATACACCTGGAGCAATGGAATGCATACAAGGTGTATTTCTGTCAATAGCGGAGGAACATATAGCGTAACTGTAACAAATGCCGCAGGCTGCAGCAGTACCTGCAGCAAAACTATTTATTCAAGTCCTGCTCCTTCCTGTTCTATTACAGTTTCAGGTTGCGGAGCCAACAATTCAATTTGCCAGGGACAATCGGTAACCTTGTGCGCACCGGCAGGAAATGGATATTCTTACACCTGGAGCAATGGAATGCACAGTCGTTGCATCACTGTCAATACAGGAGGCACATACTCTGTTACAGTTAGTAACGCGAATGGATGTTCAAGTACCTGCAGTAAAACGATTATCCAAAGCCCAACTCCAAGCAGTACTATAACAGCCGGAACCACTTCGCTTTGCTCCGGTCAAAGTACTACACTTTGCGTGAATGGAGGCACCGGATATTCATATACTTGGAGCAACGGTTCACATAATCGTTGTATCACAATAAATTGTCCGGGAACGTATTCCGTAACAGTAACCAATAGCAATGGTTGCAGCAGCACTTCAAGTATTTGTATAACATCCGGACATGCTCCATCCAGCAATATCTCCGGTAGTCTTTGTTTCAACCAGGGTTCATCTACTACTCTTTGTGCTCCTGCAGGGACGAATTATTCATATACCTGGAGTAACGGATCACACAGCAGGTGCATCAATGTATCCTGTGCAGGATCATATTCAGTGACGGTATCCAATGGTTGTGGTACCCGTAGCAGCTGTGTTTATGTGTCTAAGTGCAGGTCTCATTGCAACTGGAGATTAAATCCTTCCGGCAAAACCCTCACTGTTGAACCACAGGAAGGAAACGGACCATATTCATTTGACTGGATTAATGAGCCTTCTCAAACCACTTCCACTATCAACGTGAATAATCCGGGTCTATATGAAGTTACTATCACCGATAGAAATGGAAACAAAACAACGGAATCCTACTTCGTAACACTTCCATCGCTTATCGTTACGGCATATCCAAATCCGTTCCACTCTGAAACAACTATTGAATTCACGAATTCAGGCAACACAAAAACCGGTTCAATTGAAATCTATTCGTTGGAAGGCAGAAAAGTTGCTGTGTTGTATGAAGGTGAGATGGAAAATGAAAAAACCTATCTGGTTAAATGGGATGCAAGAGAAAATGAAGACGGAATTTATATCTATAAAATTATTTGTGGCGATGCTGTCCAAACCGGCAGACTCACTTTAATGAAAGAATAA
- a CDS encoding amino acid permease: MSSTGLKRELSLVQATAINMIDMVGIGPFIVLPLVIKMIGGPHFIFAWIVGAVISLVDGMVWAELGAAYPKAGGSYNFLKEAYGKKGGKMLSFLYVWQTLIQAPLVAASGAIGFSQYCTYLYPFTPLQQKMLSGGIVLLLVFLLYRKIETIGKISVMLWVAVLVTISWMIFGGITSHTISNNWIPDNHSDLFSSLFFVALGQASVKTIYSYLGYYNVCHLGGEIRNPGRNIPRSIFISVFGIAFLYLAMNISVVSVIPWQEAQNSSFIVSTFIEKIYGHQAAVIATGLVLLVAFSSLFAVLLGYSRIPYAAAVDGQFFPVFAKLHPTKNFPHISLLFLGGAAFIFSLLFKLSDVISAILAMRILVQFIGQAIGVVLLRKRNGTAHLPYKMVLYPLPVVLAILIWIFIFVSTGWKFVLSGLTVISLGIIVYLLMPAFGKKNNSGEVR; encoded by the coding sequence ATGTCATCAACAGGCCTCAAACGTGAATTATCCCTTGTACAGGCTACCGCGATCAACATGATCGATATGGTCGGGATCGGGCCATTTATTGTGCTGCCGCTAGTAATCAAGATGATCGGTGGGCCACATTTTATTTTTGCATGGATAGTTGGCGCCGTGATTTCACTCGTAGACGGCATGGTTTGGGCAGAACTCGGAGCTGCTTATCCCAAAGCAGGAGGGAGCTATAATTTTCTGAAAGAAGCGTACGGAAAGAAAGGAGGAAAGATGCTTTCCTTTTTATACGTGTGGCAAACATTAATTCAGGCACCCTTGGTTGCCGCGAGTGGAGCCATTGGATTCTCACAGTATTGCACCTATTTGTATCCATTCACGCCGTTACAGCAAAAGATGCTTTCCGGGGGTATCGTTCTTCTTCTTGTATTTCTTTTGTACAGGAAAATTGAAACAATTGGTAAAATCAGTGTCATGCTTTGGGTCGCTGTTTTGGTAACCATTTCCTGGATGATCTTTGGCGGAATAACTTCGCACACGATTTCCAACAACTGGATTCCTGATAATCATTCGGATTTGTTTAGTAGTTTGTTTTTTGTTGCTCTTGGACAAGCTTCCGTAAAAACAATCTATAGTTATTTGGGATATTATAATGTTTGTCATCTTGGAGGCGAAATAAGAAATCCCGGCAGGAACATTCCACGCAGTATATTTATTTCCGTTTTCGGAATAGCTTTTCTTTATCTGGCAATGAATATCAGTGTGGTCAGTGTAATTCCCTGGCAGGAAGCTCAGAACTCCAGTTTTATCGTGAGTACATTCATTGAAAAGATCTACGGCCATCAGGCAGCTGTGATAGCGACCGGACTGGTGTTGTTGGTTGCATTCTCGTCTTTATTTGCTGTTCTCCTGGGATACTCCCGGATCCCCTATGCCGCGGCAGTGGATGGGCAATTCTTTCCGGTTTTTGCAAAACTTCATCCCACGAAAAACTTCCCTCACATTTCATTGTTATTCCTTGGTGGGGCAGCATTTATATTCAGTCTGCTTTTCAAATTGAGTGATGTGATCAGCGCTATCCTGGCCATGAGGATTCTCGTACAGTTTATAGGTCAGGCAATTGGAGTTGTTCTTTTACGAAAACGAAACGGAACCGCACATCTGCCGTATAAAATGGTTCTTTATCCTTTGCCCGTTGTACTGGCAATTCTCATCTGGATTTTTATTTTCGTCTCAACCGGATGGAAATTTGTACTTTCAGGCCTTACAGTAATTTCTTTGGGAATTATAGTCTACTTGTTGATGCCTGCTTTTGGAAAAAAAAATAACTCCGGAGAGGTAAGATAA
- a CDS encoding pyruvate kinase: METTNNVISNLEALNQKMRIVSIDNESIIKEVDAKQELSAENLLHYLSLRSEDIRSLQDELHVLGLSSLASSESHIHSQILAILQVLGQQNAADNRAKCDYIQGKKIIAERCVQLFGSKSDPLIPYIMVTFDTDFAENNHLIKKLLKSGMNVARINCAHDDQETWTKMITLLRNSSDELQLPCKIYMDLAGPKMRTVLLGKGKKDGKVMLHEGEFISFAESDADFDPLTTVIGCSEKGVVSQLKTGQRVMFDDGLIAASVLIVDNNIATLQIQRVSTKKSMLKAEKGMNFPDSHLKLPSLTLQDLEILPFVCKNADLIGYSFVRSAEDIKLLQDEVDKNGGEGSLILKIETPEAVDNLPALLLQGMKRPFFGVMIARGDLAVEIGFERMSEIQEEILWICEAAHVPVIWATQVLETLNKSGIATRSEVTDAAHAAMAECVMVNKGEHIIQVVETLRDILHRSGGHHVKKRYTFRPMRIAKRFFDELGSGFPIKISAG, from the coding sequence ATGGAAACCACCAATAACGTAATTTCAAATCTTGAAGCGTTAAACCAAAAAATGCGGATTGTTTCAATAGATAACGAAAGCATAATAAAGGAAGTTGATGCAAAGCAGGAGTTGAGTGCTGAAAATTTACTACACTACCTGTCATTACGAAGTGAAGATATTCGCAGTTTGCAAGATGAACTGCATGTTCTCGGTCTATCCTCCCTGGCAAGCAGTGAGAGCCATATTCACAGTCAGATCCTGGCAATTCTTCAGGTTCTGGGGCAACAAAATGCTGCTGACAACCGAGCAAAGTGTGATTACATTCAGGGAAAAAAAATTATTGCGGAACGATGCGTGCAATTATTCGGGTCAAAATCCGATCCTTTGATCCCGTATATTATGGTCACATTCGACACGGATTTTGCTGAAAACAATCATCTGATTAAAAAACTTTTGAAAAGCGGGATGAATGTAGCCCGCATTAATTGTGCTCATGATGATCAGGAGACGTGGACGAAAATGATTACTTTATTGCGTAACTCATCCGATGAATTACAACTTCCATGTAAAATTTATATGGATCTCGCAGGTCCTAAGATGAGAACTGTTTTATTGGGCAAGGGAAAGAAGGACGGAAAAGTAATGCTGCATGAAGGAGAGTTCATCTCCTTTGCGGAGAGTGATGCTGATTTTGATCCCCTGACTACTGTCATTGGTTGTTCTGAAAAAGGTGTTGTATCACAATTGAAGACCGGTCAAAGAGTAATGTTTGACGACGGACTCATTGCCGCAAGTGTGCTGATTGTGGACAACAACATAGCCACTTTACAGATCCAAAGAGTCTCTACAAAAAAATCCATGTTGAAGGCGGAGAAAGGAATGAATTTTCCCGACTCTCATCTCAAATTGCCTTCCCTTACACTACAGGATTTGGAAATTCTTCCCTTTGTATGCAAAAATGCCGACTTGATTGGTTATTCATTTGTTCGCAGTGCGGAGGATATAAAGTTATTGCAGGATGAAGTGGATAAAAATGGCGGTGAAGGTTCTCTCATTCTGAAGATTGAAACACCTGAAGCTGTGGACAATCTTCCCGCTCTGTTGTTGCAGGGAATGAAACGCCCGTTCTTTGGTGTCATGATCGCCCGTGGTGATCTTGCTGTTGAAATCGGTTTTGAACGCATGAGCGAAATTCAGGAGGAGATTCTCTGGATCTGTGAAGCTGCGCATGTTCCTGTGATCTGGGCGACACAAGTTTTGGAGACATTAAACAAATCCGGAATCGCGACAAGATCAGAAGTGACAGATGCTGCTCATGCGGCGATGGCAGAATGTGTAATGGTCAATAAGGGTGAACATATTATCCAGGTTGTCGAAACTTTACGTGATATTTTGCACCGGAGTGGTGGCCATCATGTGAAGAAGAGATATACTTTTCGACCAATGCGTATCGCCAAAAGATTTTTTGATGAATTGGGTTCCGGATTCCCAATAAAAATCTCCGCCGGATAA